The genomic segment TACTTCTGAAACTTTAGTGAAATCCATATAGAAAAATAACCTTGTAGTAAACAATCTTCAAGGTAAGTGCGTTTCCCCAATTTGTCAACAGTGTTTAGTATCTGGTACAGTTTGTAGTATTTTTGAAGACAAACTATAAACCTGTTTTTATAAAACACTGGTAAAAGCCATGCAATCTGCTAGTCTACAAATACAGATTTGTAGGTATTTATAGATAAGTCAGAATGGTGAGAAATTTCAATTTTACTTAACTGAtgtgagatttttcttccttttctaggCTTGACTGGTCGTTTCTTTGTCACAACACTTCCTACAATTTACCAGTAAGTTGTCTGTTTCAgtgtgtgtgcttttttttccctgccctGTTTGAGCAGTGGCATGGAAGATGTAAGgaacaactgaaaacatttcttgAGCTCAATGTGTTAAATGAAgataaaatacacatttaattCTGAGTTGTCTAAAAAATAGTTTGACTGTTAACCTCATGTTCTTTGTATTTGCTGTAGTGTGAGTGATTATTCAAGAAAAATAGGAGTTTTAGTAAATGACAAAAAGTTGTGCTGCTTAAAAACAGACTCTCCCTCATAGATTGGAGTTTCAAAACATTGGTGTTCAACTTTCTGAGCAAGTAAAATCTATACTCTATATgggctttttggtttgttgggtttttttccataggTACAGCTTAAGGGATATCTATGGTAAtgcatatttctgtttccttagTGCAAACGACGGAGTATTTCGCAGATACCGAGGCTCTAGGACATTGGAAGATCTTCAAGGTTACGTTTTAGAGAGAAAGTGGGAAGCTGTGGAGCCTGTAGCAGGATGGAAGTCTCCATCTTCTATAATGTAACACTTTGTTTTTGTtaacaagaaacatttttcatagTTTGTTATTCATTAAGAGTGCTATGTTGACAGTTTAGAGACAAAAGGCCTTTATTCCCTAGGCATGTACACTTTGCAGAAGCAATCTGTGTTGACAGCGTGCTTTCCCATTTCTCACCTTTAAACGCAGATGTTTTTCTGCACTTGCTTTTGTTCATGCCTACTGAGACTTTTTATATAATTGaaaatacatgaagaaaaaacaaccactGAGCATTATGTAATTGTCAGTTTCAATATCTGCTGGGTACTGGAGTCAAATGCATATTTATGTAGGTTATTATTTAATGACTTCTGGCTACTTGGGACAGGCGGTCTTCAGCTTTAAGGATTTCTtggtatttttttgtatttacaaGGAATTCTTATGTTCTCCTTTGAAACAGCAAACAGTATAGCAGAATTTATTTTCAGGATGTTGGATTCACTGTGAATCCGTGTAGAATGTTCGTATGATATAAAGGATGACCCGAAGATGTGAAGGGCCTGCATTTCATTCTGCATTTTGTTCTTATTATGTGTAAGTTCATATCAAAGATACAAAGGGTATCCTTATCTTTCACCTAAGAGTGAGGAAGTGCTGTATGATATTCAGTAACGGAGAGAGGAGTTACAGGACTGGAATTGGTATTTTTTGATTATGCTCAGAtgtcattttttctctttccatgttTTGCAATTAAATGCACGGAATACAgggaaaatgtgtttatttgcaGTAGCCTCTTCCTTAAAATGTAATAAGGGCTGAATGACTTTGAAAgtctatagatttttttttccactgatttCTGAGCAGTTTACTGTGTATCTCAGTTCCTAACTTagaactttttccttccttttccttgtttcttaGGATGCATGGTATGGCGGGGCTATTTCACCTCTCTGGATGGATTAGGGTAAGTAGCTCTGTGGTAGTGTTTTCCACAACCCCTTTTATGCTTAGAATAATGATCTGAACCAAATATTTATATCATCCTTCTATGAGTTAAGTTTTCCTTACATTTGCTGTACACTGGGTGTACAGTATCTTTGCATTTGAAATTTTGTAGTATTAGTAAATTGtaacaaaaatacaaatttgATTGTAAAGATTATTCTTAGTACTGAAAATACTTACTGTTCTTATTATCTTGGCATAGTTAAAGTGTTCTGTCAAAGTGTGCTAACATAATGGAGCTGTTTTTTGAGAGCTGCTGCAAAAACAGTTCTAAACATTGGAATTCATTTAGTATCTACCAGGTTCTCCCACACAATTCCTAAAGGTTATATCCAGGTTCATTTTTATAGTTGTTAATCCCACTCTTCTGCAGTTCATTGGCATCTAGTGTATTGTACAGGAAAAGAGTTGTGTTCTTTTGAGAAAGATCTCTACATCTGGATTTCAAACTGCCAATGCTTTTTGCATAGCAATACCACAAATCTGGACAGTGGAATAATTACTGGAAGTGAAGGAGAAATGTCTAGTGTACACTGAAGTATGCTTTCaacttgaaaacattttaatacaGTTTCATTTGACAGCTGTCCAAGTTCTTCCTGTAGCCTGCAAAGGCTGAGGATTTTCAGACCTTTGTCCAGGAAACAACTTTTTTAGGATCTTCAAGTGTAGCCAAGATTGTGAAACTGGATTTGATTGTATCAAAGAGTCTTAATACTGCAGTGTGCTACAAAAATGCAGTAAAGAGTTTGAACTGAGTTCATATCACTTCCAGTAAGCATCTAACTGACACAGAACCAAACAAAACTTTCAGTTATTAGGTTTCCTGTGCAGGTTATCTTTGATTCTTTCACTGGATGGTATTCAGTTTTTATAACCTTCTGGCATTTCTCTTCTGTGGTTGCTTTGTAATGGTGTTGTCTTTGTCTAATTTCCTTCCTGAAAGATTAAATACTCTGTGAAGAAACCTCCTGTAATTTACTTTCCACTTTAAGTATTTCAACTGTACATTTCCTCACTGTTCTTCTTGTACTGTCCTTCcatatgctttaaaaatgttgaaaCCTGTcttgacattaaaaaatatgatGTTGGAATTTCAATATTTAGacttttgtaaatattgatTATGTTTAGTTTTCTAATGGATAAACTCTTGGAAGAGAGCTCACCTCGTAATTTACTTCCTACCAGACCATCTGACTCAACGTGATGCTCGGTTCAGTCAATTCAATTTGTAGGTTTGAATAACAGATTTCAGTTTTGAAGAAATCTCATAttggaattattttctttagaagTGAAATTGCTTCAATTTTTACTTAGAATGGGTGATTTCTTTTAAGAACTGAAGAGCTTGTGTAAGAACTAAATGCTCTAATTTTAGCTGATGAATTCCTGAACTTAAGTATGTATGTGGATCTTGTGTAACTTTAAATGTCTGCCACTGTGCTTCTCAGATGTGATTATGGGAATAAAGCTCCTTATGAGGCTAAGGATTTTCAGTTGGTGGTGTGCTTGTGAGGTGGATATAAAAGGACATTTACTTTTAACCCGATTTGGTGGCTTTTTTTAGTTCTAAAATACTTAATTTGTAAACCAGCTTTTGAAAATTACCAGCTTCATAGACTTCTATTGGTGCTGTGTCATCAGAGATGCTTTACTTCCTACAGCAGAGGCCACATGAAGAGACATACAAGTTCATGCTTTGGGTTTCTCTACCCCAACAGTCTTTCTCCAACACTTGCCACCTTCTTCCAGAATATAAGGATTAAACATGTTGTGATACTTTCCTGTATTCTCTGAGCCTTTCTCATACACTAAGGTTACAAATGGTATTTCTGATGCCAAGTATCTTAGGAGAAAGGAATTGTGCATCCCTTGCTTAAAAACCTTTTTAACATGAATGattcagtgaagaaaaacaagatttaaTGGTATCAAAAGAATTCTAGTAGAATATTTAAGGATGGCTAGGGCTTGAGTGGGAACACTTGAGTATAAATAATGTTAAATGAAAGGTCTTAATTAGATATCAATTTAGGTAATGGTGATGACAGTCTAAATCATCAGTGCTGTTAGGTATGAAGTTattaagtattttcttctcatttccagCAAATACATAACTACCTCACTGGCACTCTTGGAATTCATGTTTGGATTTCTTATGCAATCTTCATCCTAGCTACCTTGTTGATTGGCCTGCTCCTGGGTTTGGTAAGAAAGCATATGATTTTTTCACAGTTACGTAGGACTTTTGCTTTGCATTGACTTGTGGAAAAAATCCCTGAACTTCCCTGATAAGATATACTGAAGTACTTTGTTTTAACTTGCTTTTTCATGCTGTATGGAATAAAAATTCTGAAGAGTTCAGTACTGCAGATCACCTCTCAAGCATTACCTACTTTAGGTAGAGGCTGAGAGTAGCTTGCTCATGTAACTGTACCTGTTTATGAAAGCCATGCCCCAGTTTAGATTTCTTTCATCCATTCACTAAACAAATAACTTTTATATTGTTCTTTTACATTTAAGACTTTCATACTTAGAGTTTGAATGTGTGTGGTCAGAATTTTGTGAAGATTCCAACTTTCTAGAAACACAGGCTTTATGCACAGATTTTTATTAGCTGGAGTGGGATTGCATTTGTGGGAGTTAGTGATGTAAGTATGCTGCTGCACTGCTGCTCAAAATGAAAGGATGAAAATGTAAAGGCTTTGAAgattttggggtttattttataTACGCTATTCCAGGCCATAGCATTGTAGTTACATCTTGGTTTTAATGAAATCTGACttcacttctttctcctctgtgaTATTTTGAGTTGAGTTCTCATTAGTATCTGGAAAATCTGCCTTCTCTGGTTAGTAACCAGAACTGGTACATTTGTATATCAATCTCCAAAAGATGAGGAAGGTTATTCAGCAGATCCTTTTAGATGTGTATGCAGAAGTTAAGCAGAATATCCAGAGCCTTGTGTTTGTTTCATCAGTGGGGGAACAGTTCAAAGTTGCTTTACTTGTGAAGCTGGAATTCTTTTCTATCAGAATATTTAAATTACATGGCTCTGTAACGTCTCAAATATCAGTATTAAAGGAAACATTGAACTGGAAAAGGAGTTatagatgggggaaaaaagttcttccagGCTAGTCACTTGGTCCACAAATGTGTTCTGCAACTAcagacagtttttaaaaatatgcaggTTTAACTACCTGCTAAATTACTGTTCCGAGTAGGAAATGTAAAGGTTGTTTCTGGCATTTGGGTCTCTGCCCTTCAGCCTAAACCTTAGTGTTggggaaataaagggaaaaaagagaaaaataaaataaagggaAATTGCATGAGTCTGTTTTTCAGTAGTACAGAGATTTCAAAGCAGcatgttcccatgtgacctggtctaggtgaacctgcttctgcaggggggttggactagataatctctaaaggtcccttccaacccctaccattctatgattctatttagGCAAAACCATGGTTTTATGCATGTGTATAGAATTGGTATATATAAACAAATGTCTTTCATAATACAATTTCAACAGCTGCATTTTTCTAGATGGTATGTTTTCAGCACCAGATGAATGCAGATCAAGTTGGCATAACTAGGAGCAAATGAATATagtgttgtaaaaaaaaaactttatacttctctctccttcacTTTTAGACTCAAACCTGAAACAGTGTAAAGTTAATCTCTCAGCTTTATTCGAAAAAGCTTTGCAATGATTGAATAGTATTCCTTTAACATGGTGtcatctgtctttttctttcctttacatGTGGCAGTGAGATACAAATATCTTCCTTGCATTTTGATTGTATGTATTCTGCAACAGGCAGATTTAAGTAGCAACAAGCACAAAAGGTGGAGGTACAGTCTATTGCAGAGCCAGGAATAGGGCTGAAATACCATTCCAAAACATAAAAAGTCTTGACCAATATTGTTTCAtaagttttaaagaaatgaaacccCTGAACTGTGTTCTAGGCATCTCTTCTTCAAATGCGAGAAGTTTCAATACTGAATAAATTTAGGAAAGTGGGAGGCAGAAAATTTGTAGTAGAAAGTGGAGAATGTTGCTTGATATACACTAAGAAGAcacatttttccacatttttattTAGCTCTTGTCTCTGAGCAAGATAATGTAATTTTCTAAACTCTATTGTATGTCTATAAAGAGGATGAGTGGAAAATACCTAAtagcacaggggctgctgggatGGTTTGCTAATGAATGCCTTTCACCTTTACACAGATACTGGTTTTGATATCAGACTGCCTTTGCCCATCCAAGTCAAGATACAGAGCTGAAATATCTGGTAAGAACCCTTCAAGTGTAAGTACTGTAGATTTAAATGTATACTTGTAGGAGAGAGGACAATGCACTGTTAGGAACTTAGATGTGCACCAATAATCCAGATATGCTTTTTACTTATACTGACAAAGATTGGTGTGTTGGGCTCTAAAATACCAGTATCAAAGCATTCACTTGGAGGATatcaaagcagacaaaaaaacctcaaacaaaccAACAGCAGTTTGTTTTAGCTGCCACAACTATGGAGAGGCTAATGCATTCAAAACAAGGTAGACTGGAAGAAAGATACCAAGGTTTATGCAGGAGTATACTCACTAGACCAGTTGTTTAAATATGGACAGGAACTTCCTTTGACAGGATGTTTCCACATCCTAATACATACTCCATATATTGCCTTAAGTAATGTAACATTATGAACCAGCAACATTCTTTCTGATTTGTGGTTGGGGAAAGATGGAAATAGAGGGAATCAAATTAATCTAGAGACTACAGGTGTAGGGTCAGGGGAAGGTGTTGCATCTTCTTCAAATAGAACTGAAAACATACACTTTCCTGATCTTCAGTAAGAGGTCTGTTCCCTGTGAACATGGAAGACAAAAGCTTGCACACAAAATTAAATCTTTCATCAGCATAAGATGTGTTAACTCCAGACCACCTTTTGGTAGGTTTGTGTCAAGTAGAGTTTAATTGTGTACAtttgtgtgtggtggtttggtgTTAAAGACAAAGATACATCTGTGATGTTTGCCAATATGACTTGAGCCAAATCTAGAGCTCAGAAGTGTGCAAAATTACCATCTTCAAAATTTTGATTCATCAGTGTCAAAGGAGAAGGCacctgtgcatgtgtgtgcagaATGCCATCTAGTTGGCTGCTCTTGAATCAACAGCAGCTGGTACCTGACAGCTCACCAACATCTTGCTGCTTTCCCACTGATTTGTTTGGTAATTGTATCTGTTCAAAAAGTCAAGTGAAAGGGATCTGTCCCTAATTTGTGACTTGGTGGAACAAAGTGAAAGCTGTCTATGCCTTGGTAAGCAAGGAGAATAAGTGAAAATAGGAGAGAAATACTACTGAAGATCTATttgaaaagatggaaaaagtaAGGAAAATGCAGTCCTGTACAAGTTTTCAGCAGAAACCTTTATGAACACTTCAGAATATATACATGGTGATGTAACTGTAAAAGACATTGTTCTGAAGACAGTCTaacttcatattttttaaactcttctttTGCTTAGAAGAAGCAGTTACAAAAGATAATGTGGAGAATGCAGCGTTAGAAGAACcggaggaggctgcagagctTTCCGCAGATGATGCTGAAGAGACTGCAGATGTAAAAGATCTTTCAGATGGAGAAGATGCAGCAAATTCAAGTGCTGATGACTCAGAGGAGGATTTAGCACTTGGAAAAGAATCAGGggaagaagaaatggaagaCTTGAGTGAACAACCTTTAGCTGAATCAGAGACTGAAAGCTCCGTTAGACAGCGTAAAAGTCAGGTGGCCGATAATGGTCTATAGTTGTTTGGTGGTGTATTTTGTACACTTGGACCAAAGAAGTATCAGACCCTGAGTCTGAAGCTGAAGCTTTTACTTGATCTGTCATTTGTGTTTACGTAAAACCTCTGCTCTGTTAGcaggcttcttttttttattaagcTGATACATGCTTACTTTGTTTTATAAGCATGTATACTATGTGTTGTGTATCTTTAGCCATGACAATCAAAATAAGTGTATCTTATCTGTTTGAAGTCTTGTAAGAGAAAAAGGATGTAACAGCGTCAGTTCACTAGTTATAAAATGGTCACATATGCTTGTGTTCAAGTATTGACCTCTTAACTTACAGAAGCTTGGTAGGACTGTGACTTTTCTGTCTGAATGTTTGTCTGAATGCCACAGAAGCACCAGGTTAGTGATACAGTAGTCAAAGAAGGCACCTTAGTAGTCTTCTGTTAAAAATGTTATATATGATGGGTTTATTTTTATCACTTTCAACTGAAGcacctttctctttcattttggttaatgtttgttttgcaaGTTTATTATGTAGTACACCCCCAGCTTTTTCGATTTTTGGTAATTCAGAGTCATGCTGCATAGCTGAAGCTTGTCAGCTGAGTTTTTTGACCCAAGAAGTTTGAGTAATTGAAAAACCTCAGGCTGAGAAAGAGTGGCAACTAgatgtttaaaatatgtttgaaCTTTTAGAAGGTTTAAGtgaaattattttggttggGAGATTTTTGCCAAAGCAtgactttgtttcttcttttcgaGAGATTGTAGCAGGAAGTATTCACTTAGCAGTCAGTAAGTTGTATATTTCTTGCCAACACAAGCTTATTATGTGCAGTGCAGTTCTGCCATTTTCAACTCTGAATATTTTTGACAGGACTCAAAACTGTTATAGTAACATTAACTGAAGAGGCACTTAAAGTTTTACCTTTGAtcacttttctgctttctgtcacTGGATTTGGCACATTAGGACAAGAGGGGTGTAGTTGGGTAATGGGGAGGAACTCCTGTGTTTGCTACTTATATCGAGATAAACGTGTGTCTGAGCTGTGTAAAGTGAAAATGGCTTGCTAGGTAGGCAGCATTAGGTATAGGTAGAAGACTTAAGTTAAAGATATCAATATTTCCCTCCTTTTGGCTTGGTTAATAtataaggctttttttttttatggaatgACTACAGTGAGATCCTGTATGTTCCTGTTTTGTTGGTGTGTCACCATATACATAAGATATGTCttaatcttgattttttttttaagtaaatatatatatatattgcatAAAGCTTGCTAACAGGCATGAATTTCATCTTGTTCCTCAAGAATAAAGAGTAATCAGAGATGAAATAATCTCTCATTAGAAGAGACAAGTTGCAAGTGCAAAATGCTGGTTTCCTTTGAGACTGAGATTAATAGGGCCAATTTGTGTTGAAagttgttttgttctctttttaaatGCTCATAAAGAGTATATTTACTAAGAAAGCTTAACTTTTCCGCTCTGTAT from the Colius striatus isolate bColStr4 chromosome 2, bColStr4.1.hap1, whole genome shotgun sequence genome contains:
- the TMX4 gene encoding thioredoxin-related transmembrane protein 4, which codes for MAAGSCRGRRRLLCAPAALLLAVLLGAASVSASSSSSRAGSPGEPRSRVQVLGGSNWSLVLQGQWMLEFYAPWCPACQQIELTWESFAKESERLDITVGKVDVTQEPGLTGRFFVTTLPTIYHANDGVFRRYRGSRTLEDLQGYVLERKWEAVEPVAGWKSPSSIMMHGMAGLFHLSGWIRQIHNYLTGTLGIHVWISYAIFILATLLIGLLLGLILVLISDCLCPSKSRYRAEISEEAVTKDNVENAALEEPEEAAELSADDAEETADVKDLSDGEDAANSSADDSEEDLALGKESGEEEMEDLSEQPLAESETESSVRQRKSQVADNGL